The following are encoded together in the Flavobacteriales bacterium genome:
- a CDS encoding DUF4915 domain-containing protein, with product MLIDIESNKIIADGLSMPHSPRLINGKLYCLLSATGSLVEINLNSGEVIDLVQFNGFVRGMAHYKDYLFVGLSGLRENSSTFKELVSNLKNNRAGIAIVHLPTGSVQGEIIYNTSVDEIYDVKILADQLRPNIMNPDTEESKTGITIPQTSFWARDGTT from the coding sequence ATGCTTATAGATATTGAGTCTAATAAAATTATTGCAGACGGTTTATCGATGCCTCATTCTCCGAGATTGATTAATGGCAAATTATACTGTTTGCTTTCGGCAACAGGTTCGTTAGTAGAAATAAATCTTAATTCAGGAGAAGTTATAGACCTTGTTCAATTTAATGGGTTTGTGCGAGGGATGGCACATTACAAAGACTATCTATTTGTAGGACTCTCAGGGTTGAGGGAAAACTCTTCTACATTTAAAGAGCTTGTTTCTAACTTAAAGAATAATAGAGCAGGTATTGCAATCGTCCATCTTCCAACAGGAAGTGTTCAAGGCGAAATAATATACAATACATCTGTAGATGAAATTTACGATGTGAAAATATTGGCTGATCAACTAAGACCCAATATAATGAATCCAGATACGGAAGAAAGCAAAACAGGCATTACTATTCCCCAAACTTCATTTTGGGCTAGAGATGGTACAACATAA
- a CDS encoding DUF4915 domain-containing protein: protein MPRVVYKTNFLDIHDLEFGNNGLYGVNTLFSCIIKLSEDYSFIPYWKLDFITQIVSEDRCHLNGLVMQNGIPKYATCFNQGNTPRS, encoded by the coding sequence ATGCCTCGTGTAGTTTACAAAACTAACTTTTTAGATATACATGATTTAGAATTCGGTAATAATGGTTTATATGGTGTCAATACACTTTTTTCTTGCATTATTAAATTATCGGAAGATTATAGTTTTATTCCTTATTGGAAACTTGACTTTATAACTCAAATAGTATCAGAAGACAGATGTCATTTAAACGGTCTTGTAATGCAAAATGGCATACCTAAATATGCAACATGTTTTAACCAAGGGAATACACCTCGAAGTTGA